The genomic DNA TGGTGAGGCACCTTCATGGTGTTGTGGAGgaaatcaaatatttgaatTAGCTTCTTCTTGTTGGCGGTCAGCACTTTAGGAACAGCGATAACTATGTGCTGGATCTCATTTTCCTTAAAGCCAAATTCTATTTCGCACACCTAAGGGCAACGcaattacacacacagatacacacaaagaGGGTAAGGACATTTATACACAGTATGTCAAGGTTACACAAACAGCGTCTGTTTAATTTGTCTTTACCTTCAGATTTTCTTTAACAGGCTCCAAACTGCTACACAGTAATCTGGGCAGACGAGCGATAATGTTCCGAgtctggaaagaaaaaaacagctaaaattgAAACAATAAATTCTTTTTGTGAAGAAATGATTATACATTGCAATTATACAATGTAGAAAGAGgatcacacatttttatgaagacACTGATATGGCTAAATTTGTCATTGAGACCATCTAAGTACACACTTACACTTGAAGCACTGAGGTTGAGTTGCTGCTGATAGAAACCAAGTCTGTTGTCGAGTCGCTTCACACTGAAGTTCAGCAGATAAGGAGCTCTGGACACCATGGATACAACAGTCTCAGAGCTGAACTTCTTTGACTTGAGATAGTTTACTCTTTACAagcaagaaaagagagagaatatgtattgattaataaatgtaaaaacactgtaaaaaccaGTCTCACAGCAGCTGCAACTAAAGGGGTTAATGATTCCCCGTTTCAATACATGGTTACATCACTTGACTTGTTAATCTGAATGAAAAAATCAAGCATTTTTCTGAGATTAGTCCAGGTCACCTGGCCTGAAGGTTTTCCAAATTCTCAATGAGAATGAAGGGGTTGTGTGAGATGATATAGCCAAGGCGAGAGTCCTCCACCCCAATCCCTTTGAGGAACAGTAGCCTCGGGGCCACATCTGTATTGAAGTTGAGCCTCAGCAGCATGGAGCCTACATTGGGCCTTTGTTCCAGCTTCCACAGGTTCACGCCTGCAATGACAGATAAgttgaattaaaacaaaaaggagattTGGGTGAAATCACCATTTAAAAGATCACTGCCTTTATCATAATAGTAAAACCTAAAGTTTAATTACCTAGCTGCACCAATTTGGTAAGCGTCTCAGACTTGTCTACGTAGTCTCTAAGTGAGGTGGAGGCTGGAGGTAAGGCAGTCGGCACAGATAAAGCAACAGCCTCTTCATTGCTGATCTCCTCTAATGCTGAAAATTCTGCTGCAGCATCCAGATCTAGTAAATGAAGAACATACAGACAGGGAAAACTTATTCAACTACCTTTCAAGACAAATGACATATAAATTAGAAATGCTGTtattgaatgaaaatgtttttaatggtcAACACCAGCAAACCAATACCTAATGACATCTGGTTTTCAGTTACTGGTGCAGCATCTCTGATTGGCAGCAGTGGGCTCTTGTATGGCACAACATCAGTTCTCAACAACTCTTCAGTATGCTTGTATTCCTTAGCTTCAGTTTCCAGATGTTTAGTAGAAAAGTCACTGTAATAGCACGTCTGCTGTTTCCATATCTGTCTTGCCCGAGTTGTTGTGTGATTGCCACTGATAAATGAAGATCCATTTAGGATTTTGTTTGGTACCCTTGAGACTGCAGTGCAATGTCGAATTTGAGTAGACTGCTGCCAGGTAAGAGTTGATGTCTTGGAGGAAAGAAGACTTCTACATCTCAGACACAGCTGTGCACAGGAAGAGGCCATGATGATTCTGGTGCCGTTGATATTGTAGCTACAcacactgtcaaaaaaaaaattatgggAGGCTTTAAATCCAACAATaacacatataacacatatacagtacatgtgagAACTAGACAATACAACACAGTCTTTACACAAGTATGCTGAAATGAATATTACAGATTTATCCATGTACTGAAAGcatatataatttatttccctctcattctctctATGCCGAGCTGAGGCAGCTCAGGAGCAAGTTCAGCCACAGACTCATCCAGCCATGTGCCTGGGAGCGCTTGGGGAGCTCTTTCATATCATCaaccatcagactgtacaacaccacagctcccagtacctcccactcccagtaaaaaaagactgatgctgtttttaatatgtaaatcAGAGGAACATTgcacatatgtatataatatcaGGAGCTTCTGCATATTGCAGATCTacttacacagagattgtttactgtaaatAGTATTTTATAAGTTTCCCCTGCCACTTTTGTTTCTGCTGAACtactgtgtcaatttgaatttctcccaagggtgatcaataaaaatatatcttatCTTACGTAGACTGACTTAAGACAATGAAATGATACCATCAAACCCCAAGTGATACCTGACACCCCAAGGTTTGTGTAACACTGTAATACATAGGgtagtagggctgggcaataaatcaatattacatCGATACCGTGATGTGAGACCAGATATCGTGGTAGATTTTGAATAATGTTATCGTGAcatcagtgttgtcttttcatGGTTTATAGGCTGCATTGCATTTAAGTGATgacattttctgaaatgaccAAACTGTTTTAgatgttctattatttgcctttatatatttactcattatatccacattacttaTTTCCTTTAGTTAGGAATGGAGGTAGAAAGATGTAGACTAAACTACTACAAGACATATCGTTAATTGCTAACAAGCTAGCATAATAGCACGCCTCTTCTTCGTCTAAAAACATACACGAGATGAAGCCAGCACGTTATTTTTAAATGGTTAACTTTTTACTCACAGTTTGTGTATCAAAGTATATCATCCACAGATCAGGTCCATCCTAACAGTAGAGCTCAATGTCACGAAATGTTTTCACGTGGAAATCAAGCGGAAGGACTTCAACGAAACGTCACAATTAGGGATGAACCAAGTACGCCGTTTGTGGGGGACAttgcattattttaatgtaCATATAAGGAAATATGATGGAAAAAAGATGCACTGATTTAAATAGGATAACTAATACAATACATTAGGTAACACATGTAATTAAATATTCCCACTTCATGTTTAGGTGGA from Scomber scombrus chromosome 16, fScoSco1.1, whole genome shotgun sequence includes the following:
- the mterf3 gene encoding transcription termination factor 3, mitochondrial; this encodes MASSCAQLCLRCRSLLSSKTSTLTWQQSTQIRHCTAVSRVPNKILNGSSFISGNHTTTRARQIWKQQTCYYSDFSTKHLETEAKEYKHTEELLRTDVVPYKSPLLPIRDAAPVTENQMSLDLDAAAEFSALEEISNEEAVALSVPTALPPASTSLRDYVDKSETLTKLVQLGVNLWKLEQRPNVGSMLLRLNFNTDVAPRLLFLKGIGVEDSRLGYIISHNPFILIENLENLQARVNYLKSKKFSSETVVSMVSRAPYLLNFSVKRLDNRLGFYQQQLNLSASSTRNIIARLPRLLCSSLEPVKENLKVCEIEFGFKENEIQHIVIAVPKVLTANKKKLIQIFDFLHNTMKVPHHLIVKFPQVLNTRYLRVKERHLFLQYLGKDQYDPTQPNYISLDRLVSLPDETFCTELALATMEDFCLFQKTL